In Rubrivirga marina, the following are encoded in one genomic region:
- a CDS encoding M16 family metallopeptidase — MRFAPLAAFAALLFAAGCSSGTEFLQTPQAPASTEPEFDPLTEAELAETEANEFSVPVVYDTLANGLKVVISEDPSAPTAVVAVYYNIGFRIEPRDRTGFAHLFEHMMFQGSEHLGKNEFIGLVQRNGGVLNGSTRFDFTNYFEIVPANTLETMLWAEADRMRGLQVTQENLTNQQGVVSNEVRVNVINQPYGGFPWLDLPQEANENWYNAHNFYGELSDLEAATLDDVQDFFDTYYAPNNAVVVVVGDVDPDQTMGWIEQYFGGIERADVPPIPDLREPPQTEEKRASKVDSLATRPALAFAYHMPPRNSEAYYAMGLIQQILLEGDDSRLHQSLVTENGVTSDVSGGINWPLGNMYNYNGPMLWSAWLVHDPETAPDSILALIDAEVEQLREEAVAPDVLERAKVKLRSDLYDTIGGTYGFGRADLLASFALFDDDPARINTLVDRFERVTPGLIRRTAREWLRPENRTVITLEAAGGGL, encoded by the coding sequence ATGCGCTTCGCTCCGCTGGCGGCCTTCGCCGCCCTCCTGTTCGCCGCCGGCTGCTCGAGCGGCACCGAGTTCCTCCAAACCCCCCAGGCCCCGGCCTCAACCGAGCCCGAGTTCGACCCGCTCACCGAGGCCGAGCTGGCCGAGACCGAGGCCAACGAGTTCTCCGTCCCGGTCGTCTACGACACGCTCGCCAACGGGCTCAAGGTCGTCATCTCCGAGGACCCCTCGGCACCCACGGCCGTCGTCGCCGTCTACTACAACATCGGATTCCGGATCGAGCCCCGCGACCGGACCGGGTTCGCCCACCTCTTCGAGCACATGATGTTCCAGGGCTCGGAGCACCTCGGCAAGAACGAGTTCATCGGGCTCGTCCAGCGCAACGGCGGCGTCCTCAACGGCTCGACGCGGTTCGACTTCACGAACTACTTCGAGATCGTCCCGGCCAACACGCTCGAGACGATGCTCTGGGCCGAGGCCGACCGGATGCGCGGGCTCCAGGTGACGCAGGAGAACCTGACCAACCAGCAGGGCGTGGTCTCCAACGAGGTCCGCGTCAACGTCATCAACCAGCCGTATGGCGGGTTCCCGTGGCTCGACCTCCCGCAGGAGGCCAACGAGAACTGGTACAACGCCCACAACTTCTACGGCGAGCTCAGCGACCTCGAGGCGGCCACGCTCGACGACGTCCAGGACTTTTTCGACACGTACTACGCACCGAACAACGCCGTCGTGGTCGTCGTCGGCGACGTCGACCCGGACCAGACGATGGGCTGGATCGAGCAGTACTTCGGCGGGATCGAGCGGGCCGACGTGCCGCCCATCCCGGATCTCCGCGAGCCGCCGCAGACCGAAGAGAAGCGGGCCTCCAAGGTCGACTCGCTCGCCACGCGGCCGGCCCTCGCCTTCGCCTACCATATGCCGCCGCGCAACTCGGAGGCGTACTACGCGATGGGGCTGATCCAGCAGATCCTCCTCGAGGGCGACGACTCCCGTCTCCACCAGTCGCTGGTCACCGAGAACGGCGTGACGTCGGACGTGAGCGGCGGGATCAACTGGCCGCTCGGCAACATGTACAACTACAACGGGCCGATGCTGTGGTCGGCCTGGCTCGTCCACGACCCGGAGACGGCGCCCGACTCGATCCTCGCGCTCATCGACGCGGAGGTCGAGCAACTCCGTGAGGAGGCCGTCGCCCCAGACGTCCTGGAGCGCGCGAAGGTCAAGCTCCGGAGCGACCTCTACGACACGATCGGCGGGACGTACGGCTTCGGCCGGGCCGACCTCCTGGCGTCGTTCGCGCTCTTCGACGACGACCCGGCCCGGATCAACACGCTCGTGGACCGCTTCGAGCGCGTGACGCCGGGTCTGATCCGCCGGACCGCCCGCGAGTGGCTCCGCCCCGAGAACCGGACCGTCATCACGCTCGAGGCCGCCGGCGGCGGCTTGTAG
- a CDS encoding M16 family metallopeptidase: MLRTLLFSALLALAGPALAQGFPSTPPEPGPPLPFEIPEGTTFALDNGVDVTLVPYGSLPKADVYAVVRVGNVDEAPDETGRADLLTSLLTEGTTSRSAEQIAREAAEMGGSVSAGAGLDQTFVTGRVLSEFTPDLVRLVGDVLRNPAFPEDAFERVQRDALRGAAVARSQPGTLAQAAFYETLYGDHPYAQVILPDTEDIEAATVDGVRQFYEANVGPQRTRLYVVGQFDEDAVEAAVREAFGDWSGGPGMSQPTPPEAQSGRRVVLVDQPGAAQSNVYVGLPTIDPSAEDYVALQVTNALLGGSFGSRITRNIREDKGYTYSPGSSVSARYRDAFWAEQAAVVTPQTGPAISEILYEIDSLATTAPSADELEGIQNYLAGTFVLQNSSAGGIASYLAFLDLHGLDRDYLEDYVERVYAVTPEDVRRVTEEYLGADDTAIVVVGDRSVVEEQLAPFGGVQITTVQ; encoded by the coding sequence ATGCTTCGCACTCTCCTCTTCTCCGCTCTCCTGGCCCTCGCCGGCCCCGCCCTCGCCCAGGGCTTTCCCTCGACGCCGCCCGAGCCCGGGCCGCCACTCCCGTTCGAGATCCCCGAGGGCACGACGTTCGCGCTCGACAACGGCGTCGACGTCACGCTCGTCCCCTACGGCAGCCTCCCGAAGGCCGACGTCTACGCCGTCGTCCGCGTGGGGAACGTGGACGAGGCGCCCGACGAGACCGGCCGCGCCGACCTCCTGACGTCGCTCCTCACCGAGGGCACCACGAGCCGCTCGGCCGAGCAGATCGCGCGCGAGGCCGCCGAGATGGGCGGCTCCGTCTCGGCCGGCGCCGGGCTCGACCAGACGTTCGTGACCGGCCGCGTGCTGAGCGAGTTCACGCCCGACCTCGTCCGCCTCGTCGGCGACGTCCTCCGCAACCCGGCCTTCCCTGAGGACGCGTTCGAGCGCGTCCAGCGCGACGCGCTCCGCGGGGCCGCCGTGGCCCGCTCGCAGCCGGGCACGCTCGCGCAGGCCGCCTTCTACGAGACGCTCTATGGCGACCACCCGTACGCCCAGGTCATCCTCCCCGACACCGAGGACATCGAGGCGGCCACGGTCGACGGCGTCCGCCAGTTCTACGAGGCGAACGTCGGTCCGCAGCGGACGCGGCTCTACGTCGTCGGCCAGTTCGACGAGGACGCCGTCGAGGCGGCCGTGCGCGAGGCGTTCGGCGACTGGTCGGGTGGCCCGGGCATGAGCCAGCCGACGCCGCCCGAGGCCCAGTCCGGCCGTCGCGTCGTGCTCGTCGACCAGCCCGGCGCCGCGCAGTCGAACGTCTACGTCGGCCTCCCGACGATCGACCCTTCGGCCGAGGACTACGTCGCGCTCCAGGTCACGAACGCGCTCCTCGGCGGCTCCTTCGGCTCGCGCATCACGCGCAACATCCGCGAGGACAAGGGCTACACCTACAGCCCGGGCTCGTCGGTCTCGGCCCGCTACCGCGACGCGTTCTGGGCCGAGCAGGCGGCCGTCGTGACGCCCCAGACCGGGCCGGCCATCTCGGAGATCCTCTACGAGATCGACAGCCTCGCGACGACGGCGCCCTCCGCCGACGAGCTCGAAGGCATCCAGAACTACCTCGCCGGGACGTTCGTCCTCCAGAACTCGTCGGCCGGCGGGATCGCGTCGTACCTCGCGTTCCTCGACCTCCACGGGCTCGACCGCGACTACCTCGAGGACTACGTCGAGCGCGTCTACGCCGTGACGCCCGAGGACGTCCGCCGCGTGACGGAGGAGTACCTCGGCGCCGACGACACGGCCATCGTGGTCGTCGGCGACCGGAGCGTGGTCGAGGAGCAGCTGGCGCCGTTCGGCGGCGTCCAGATCACGACGGTCCAGTAG
- a CDS encoding cupin domain-containing protein: MTDHSVKKIDSAAAPEGDLGQTYLVSGTSVAMRLWNESAGEAGEPHTRPYETVGYVVEGRVEVHVGDDVVTCGAGDSYLVPEGAVRHYKVLDDLVAVEATSPPARVDDRDDG; the protein is encoded by the coding sequence ATGACCGACCACTCCGTCAAGAAAATCGACTCCGCCGCCGCGCCCGAGGGCGACCTCGGCCAGACCTACCTCGTCTCCGGCACGTCCGTCGCCATGCGCCTCTGGAACGAGAGCGCGGGCGAGGCCGGCGAGCCCCATACCCGCCCCTACGAGACCGTCGGCTACGTCGTCGAAGGCCGCGTCGAGGTCCACGTCGGCGACGACGTGGTCACGTGCGGGGCCGGCGACAGCTACCTCGTGCCCGAGGGCGCCGTCCGCCATTACAAGGTCCTCGACGACCTCGTCGCCGTCGAGGCCACGTCGCCGCCCGCCCGCGTCGACGACCGCGACGACGGGTAG
- a CDS encoding FAD-dependent monooxygenase has translation MPPSPPYDVAIVGLGPVGATLAALLGGRGLRVLALEKDAAPHSLPRAAHLDGHALRVLAEAGIEAEGRPLDGFDLVDRRGRLLLRGRPREGPPTGSPPGVLIHQPTVEQALRRQVAALPTVEVRLGHEVERVEERGDGVTIAGLASDGPFDARARLVVGCDGARSRVREAAGAELVGGGFDQAWLVVDVLLRHAEAGKDLPDRLLQIADPSGPATYVPFADPRRRWEFRLSPGTAAETACQPEAVRARLAPHVDPDAVEVERAAVYTFHDLVASRWRRGRLVLAGDAAHQMPPFLGQGLGAGLRDVRALAPLLADILRGASLDRLDAYEAERRPHVEATIRQAVRLGRLVTLPEPWATLRDRALRSAHRLPPLRRRLLDVRG, from the coding sequence ATGCCGCCTTCTCCTCCGTACGATGTCGCGATCGTCGGCCTCGGGCCGGTCGGCGCGACGCTGGCGGCGCTCCTCGGAGGGCGCGGTCTCCGCGTGCTGGCGCTGGAGAAGGACGCGGCCCCGCACTCGCTCCCCCGCGCGGCGCACCTCGACGGCCACGCCCTCCGCGTCCTCGCCGAGGCGGGCATCGAGGCGGAGGGCCGGCCCCTCGACGGGTTCGACCTCGTGGACCGCCGCGGGCGCCTTTTGCTTCGGGGACGTCCGCGAGAGGGCCCTCCCACCGGTTCCCCCCCCGGCGTGTTGATCCACCAGCCAACCGTCGAGCAGGCGCTCCGCCGCCAGGTGGCGGCGCTGCCCACCGTGGAGGTCCGCCTCGGGCACGAGGTGGAGCGGGTCGAGGAGAGGGGCGACGGCGTCACCATCGCGGGCCTCGCGTCGGACGGACCGTTCGACGCCCGCGCACGGCTCGTCGTCGGCTGCGACGGGGCGCGGAGCCGCGTCCGCGAGGCCGCCGGCGCGGAGCTGGTGGGCGGCGGGTTCGACCAGGCGTGGCTCGTGGTCGACGTCCTCCTTCGCCACGCCGAGGCGGGCAAGGACCTCCCCGACCGGCTTCTCCAGATCGCAGACCCTTCCGGCCCTGCGACCTACGTCCCGTTTGCCGACCCGCGCCGTCGGTGGGAGTTCAGGCTGTCACCCGGCACCGCCGCCGAGACAGCCTGCCAGCCGGAGGCCGTCCGCGCCCGCCTGGCACCGCACGTCGATCCGGACGCCGTCGAGGTCGAGCGGGCGGCGGTCTACACCTTCCACGACCTCGTCGCGAGCCGCTGGCGCCGCGGCCGGCTCGTGCTCGCCGGCGACGCGGCGCACCAGATGCCGCCGTTCCTAGGGCAGGGGCTGGGCGCCGGCCTCCGCGACGTCCGCGCGCTGGCGCCGCTCTTGGCCGACATCCTCCGGGGCGCCTCGCTCGACCGGCTCGACGCCTACGAGGCCGAGCGCCGACCCCACGTCGAGGCCACGATCCGGCAGGCCGTCCGCCTCGGGCGGCTCGTGACGCTCCCCGAGCCGTGGGCGACGCTCCGCGACCGGGCGCTCCGCTCGGCCCATCGCCTCCCCCCACTCCGCCGTCGACTGCTGGACGTCCGCGGGTGA
- a CDS encoding RidA family protein, with the protein MDVLSAPGAPAAVGPYSHAVRVGGLLFCSGQVALDPEAGTLVGDEVAAQTEQVFKNIRAVLAAAGADLRDVVKTTVFLDTMDDFQAMNGVYAEAFGDHRPARSTVAVDRLPVGALVEIEVIAEIAS; encoded by the coding sequence ATGGACGTCCTCTCCGCTCCTGGCGCGCCCGCCGCCGTCGGCCCGTACAGCCACGCCGTACGCGTGGGCGGGCTCCTGTTCTGCTCCGGCCAGGTCGCCCTCGACCCCGAGGCGGGCACGCTCGTCGGCGACGAGGTGGCGGCGCAGACGGAGCAGGTGTTCAAAAACATCCGCGCCGTGCTGGCGGCGGCCGGCGCCGACCTCCGGGACGTGGTCAAGACGACGGTCTTCCTCGACACGATGGACGACTTCCAGGCCATGAACGGCGTCTACGCCGAGGCCTTCGGCGACCACCGACCGGCCCGCTCGACGGTCGCCGTCGATCGGCTCCCGGTGGGCGCGCTCGTCGAGATCGAGGTCATCGCCGAGATCGCATCGTGA
- the coaE gene encoding dephospho-CoA kinase (Dephospho-CoA kinase (CoaE) performs the final step in coenzyme A biosynthesis.) translates to MTTVGLTGGIGSGKSAVAARLETFDGVRVVRADDLAKRLMAEDPGVRRQLVERFGAETFGLDGALDRAGLARRVFGDEAELAALNAIVHPAVRRALEETKADARADGVRVLVYEAALLFETGGDRVVDQVVVVDAPVDVRVARAAARDGVPEAAVRERMRHQIDPAAARARADRVIDNAGDLDALHAEADALARALGLGD, encoded by the coding sequence ATGACCACCGTCGGCCTCACCGGGGGCATCGGGAGTGGGAAGTCAGCCGTGGCGGCGCGGCTGGAGACGTTCGACGGCGTCCGCGTGGTCCGTGCGGACGACCTCGCCAAGCGGCTGATGGCCGAGGACCCGGGCGTCCGCCGCCAGCTCGTGGAGCGGTTCGGGGCCGAGACGTTCGGCCTCGACGGCGCGCTGGACCGGGCCGGGCTGGCACGTCGGGTGTTCGGCGACGAGGCCGAGCTGGCGGCGCTCAACGCCATCGTCCACCCGGCCGTGCGGCGGGCGTTGGAGGAGACCAAAGCGGACGCCCGCGCCGACGGCGTCCGCGTGCTGGTCTACGAGGCCGCGCTCCTGTTCGAGACCGGGGGCGACCGCGTGGTCGACCAGGTCGTGGTGGTCGACGCGCCGGTCGACGTCCGCGTGGCCCGGGCCGCGGCGCGCGACGGGGTGCCTGAGGCCGCCGTCCGCGAGCGGATGCGCCACCAGATCGACCCGGCCGCGGCCCGCGCCCGCGCCGACCGCGTGATCGACAACGCCGGCGACCTCGACGCGCTCCACGCCGAGGCGGACGCCCTCGCTCGCGCCCTCGGGCTCGGAGACTGA
- a CDS encoding bifunctional 3,4-dihydroxy-2-butanone-4-phosphate synthase/GTP cyclohydrolase II: MPDAETPTGGTPETRFDAIADAVDAIRNGRLAVVVDDEDRENEGDLIGAAELVTPDLVNFMATEARGLMCVSVTRERAAALDLPMMEQANSSLHDTPFTVSVDYRHGTTTGISAADRAKTIRALADPSARPTDFARPGHIFPLRAQTGGVLRRAGHTEAAVDLARLAGLRPAGVLIEIMDTDGTMARVPSLRAFADRHGLPLVTIQALIAHRMRTETLVQRVVEVDMPTAYGDFQLAAFEEVLTGDVHLALTKGGPFSPDQPVLARVHSQCVTGDIFGSARCDCGEQLAAAMAQIEREGRGVVLYMKQEGRGIGLLNKLRAYKLQEEGMDTVEANEALGFKMDHRDYGIGAQILRDLGVAKLRLMTNNPRKRVALGGYGLEVVERVPLEVEAGEHNARYLQTKRDRMGHLLDGLSGHDRDALATAIGD; this comes from the coding sequence ATGCCCGACGCCGAGACCCCCACCGGGGGCACCCCCGAGACCCGCTTCGACGCCATCGCCGACGCCGTCGACGCCATCCGCAACGGCCGCCTCGCGGTCGTCGTGGACGACGAGGACCGCGAGAACGAGGGCGACCTCATCGGCGCGGCCGAGCTCGTCACGCCCGACCTCGTCAACTTCATGGCGACCGAGGCCCGCGGGCTCATGTGCGTCTCGGTCACGCGCGAGCGGGCCGCCGCGCTCGACCTGCCCATGATGGAGCAGGCCAACTCGTCGCTCCACGACACGCCGTTCACAGTCTCCGTCGACTACCGCCACGGGACCACGACGGGCATCTCGGCCGCCGACCGGGCCAAGACGATCCGCGCCCTCGCCGACCCCTCGGCGCGCCCCACCGACTTCGCGCGGCCCGGCCACATCTTCCCGCTCCGCGCGCAGACCGGCGGCGTCCTCCGCCGCGCCGGCCACACCGAGGCCGCCGTCGACCTCGCCCGCCTCGCGGGGCTCCGCCCGGCCGGCGTCCTCATCGAGATCATGGACACCGACGGCACCATGGCCCGCGTCCCGTCGCTGCGGGCGTTCGCCGACCGGCACGGCCTCCCGCTGGTCACGATCCAGGCCCTCATCGCCCACCGGATGCGGACCGAGACGCTCGTCCAGCGCGTCGTCGAAGTCGACATGCCGACGGCGTACGGCGACTTCCAGCTTGCGGCGTTCGAGGAGGTCCTGACCGGCGATGTCCACCTCGCCCTGACGAAGGGCGGGCCGTTCTCGCCCGACCAGCCGGTGCTAGCGCGCGTCCACAGCCAGTGCGTCACCGGTGACATCTTCGGCTCGGCGCGGTGCGACTGCGGCGAGCAGTTGGCGGCGGCCATGGCCCAGATTGAGCGTGAGGGCCGCGGCGTCGTCCTCTACATGAAGCAGGAGGGCCGCGGGATCGGCCTCCTCAACAAGCTCCGGGCGTACAAGCTGCAGGAGGAGGGGATGGACACGGTCGAGGCCAACGAGGCGCTCGGGTTCAAGATGGACCACCGCGACTACGGCATCGGCGCGCAGATCCTCCGCGACCTCGGCGTGGCGAAGCTCCGGCTCATGACGAACAACCCGCGCAAGCGCGTCGCGCTGGGCGGCTACGGCCTCGAGGTCGTCGAGCGGGTCCCGCTCGAGGTCGAGGCCGGCGAGCACAACGCGCGCTACCTCCAGACCAAGCGGGACCGGATGGGCCACCTCCTCGACGGGCTCTCGGGCCACGACCGCGACGCGCTCGCGACGGCGATCGGCGACTAG
- the yajC gene encoding preprotein translocase subunit YajC — MLTLLPLAQAAPSGGLFGNPLLLLGLLFLVMWFTMIRPQTKQAKAHRELVEGLSKGDRIVTVGGIHGTIRQVDEKTILVEVDGGTKLRIDKGKVGYTLSSTEPA, encoded by the coding sequence ATGCTGACGCTGCTCCCCCTCGCGCAGGCCGCCCCGAGCGGCGGCCTCTTCGGCAACCCCCTCCTCCTGCTGGGGCTGCTCTTCCTCGTGATGTGGTTCACGATGATCCGCCCGCAGACCAAGCAGGCCAAGGCCCACCGCGAACTCGTCGAGGGCCTCTCGAAGGGCGACCGGATCGTGACCGTCGGCGGCATCCACGGCACGATCCGCCAGGTCGACGAGAAGACAATCCTCGTCGAGGTCGACGGCGGCACGAAGCTCCGGATCGATAAGGGGAAGGTGGGGTACACGCTCTCGTCCACCGAGCCCGCCTAG
- a CDS encoding serine hydrolase domain-containing protein: MRRAFLLVLLAASTATAQPIPLDSLARAAAEADGLPSLVVGIVAGGQRHVAAVGTVDGAAPDAHTVYEIGSVSKVLTSLALADAVTNGELELTTPVATLLPDTLDVAAFASGPYRLVDLATHTSGLPRLPVDLAMVRGFDLADPYALYGPDRLMAFLERAEIETAPGETYGYSNLGAGLLGYALARHDGTTYAEAVRRRVLAPLGLDETTLGDARLAPAHGADGAPVPHWTWTDATAGAGGWRSTVSDLLTLAEAALTPSASALPASLALSLEPQVAARDDVAVGLAWHLSPLDLQTMAWHNGMVGGSAAFVGVVPEAGVAVVALTNRQASVDGLGVEILRRLIAREE, from the coding sequence ATGCGCCGCGCCTTCCTGCTCGTCCTCCTGGCCGCGTCGACGGCGACCGCCCAGCCGATCCCGCTCGACTCGCTGGCCCGCGCCGCCGCCGAGGCGGACGGGCTCCCGTCGCTCGTCGTCGGCATCGTCGCGGGTGGCCAGCGGCACGTCGCGGCCGTCGGGACGGTCGACGGCGCGGCGCCCGACGCGCACACCGTCTACGAGATCGGCTCCGTGTCGAAGGTCCTCACGTCGCTCGCGCTGGCGGACGCCGTCACCAACGGCGAGCTCGAGTTGACGACGCCGGTCGCGACGCTCCTCCCCGACACGCTCGACGTCGCCGCGTTCGCCTCCGGGCCGTACCGCCTCGTCGACCTCGCCACCCACACGTCGGGCCTCCCGCGCCTGCCGGTCGACCTCGCCATGGTGCGCGGGTTCGACCTCGCGGACCCGTACGCGCTCTACGGCCCCGACCGGCTGATGGCGTTCCTCGAACGGGCCGAGATCGAGACGGCGCCGGGCGAGACGTACGGGTACTCGAACCTCGGCGCGGGCCTGCTCGGCTACGCCCTGGCCCGCCACGACGGCACGACCTACGCCGAGGCCGTCCGCCGCCGCGTGCTCGCCCCCCTCGGCCTCGACGAGACGACGCTCGGCGACGCTCGACTCGCGCCCGCTCACGGCGCCGACGGCGCGCCCGTCCCTCACTGGACGTGGACCGACGCGACGGCCGGCGCCGGCGGCTGGCGCTCGACGGTGAGCGACCTCCTGACGCTCGCCGAGGCCGCCCTGACCCCGTCCGCCTCGGCCCTCCCCGCGTCCCTGGCGCTGTCGCTCGAGCCCCAGGTCGCCGCCCGCGACGACGTGGCGGTCGGGCTCGCGTGGCACCTCTCGCCCCTCGACCTCCAGACGATGGCCTGGCACAACGGGATGGTCGGCGGCTCGGCCGCGTTCGTCGGCGTCGTGCCCGAGGCGGGCGTGGCCGTGGTCGCGCTGACGAATCGCCAAGCCAGCGTCGACGGGCTCGGGGTCGAGATTCTCCGCCGGCTCATCGCGCGGGAGGAATAG
- the purB gene encoding adenylosuccinate lyase, with translation MIDRYTRPEMGAIWTEEAQYQAWLDVELAACWAWAEATGQIPHEDVETLYENASFSVSRIHEIEAETRHDVVAFTRAVSETLGQERKWVHYGLTSSDVVDTAQSLRLLRANKILREGLVRLGEVLGARAREHKHTVCVGRTHGVHAEPTTFGLKLARFYDQVQRDVERFDAAAEAVRVGKLSGAVGTFANIPPEVERLTCERLGLKAAPISTQVLPRDLHAQYLAALALIGTTIETIAVEIRHLQRSEVLEAEEAFGKGQKGSSAMPHKRNPVGSENLTGMARLMRGYMVAAYENVALWHERDISHSSVERVILPDATIALDYALARLSRIVENLTVYPDRMAENLDRTYGLVYSQRLLLMLIETGLSREDAYDTVQPLAMQAWRERRSFREIVEGAPGITAYLSDDQIAGAFDPAYHQAQVGTLFERVGLA, from the coding sequence ATGATCGACCGCTACACCCGCCCCGAGATGGGGGCGATCTGGACCGAAGAAGCGCAGTACCAAGCCTGGCTCGACGTCGAGCTCGCCGCCTGCTGGGCATGGGCCGAGGCCACCGGCCAGATCCCGCACGAGGACGTCGAGACGCTCTATGAGAACGCCTCTTTCAGCGTGAGCCGGATCCACGAGATCGAGGCCGAGACGCGGCACGACGTGGTCGCCTTCACGCGGGCCGTGAGCGAGACGCTCGGCCAAGAGCGGAAGTGGGTCCACTACGGCCTCACGTCGTCCGACGTCGTCGACACGGCGCAGTCGCTCCGACTGCTGCGCGCGAACAAGATTCTGCGCGAGGGCCTCGTCCGCCTCGGCGAGGTGCTGGGGGCCCGCGCCCGCGAGCACAAGCACACGGTCTGCGTGGGACGGACGCACGGCGTCCACGCCGAGCCGACGACGTTCGGCCTCAAGCTGGCCCGGTTCTACGACCAGGTCCAGCGCGACGTCGAGCGGTTCGACGCGGCGGCCGAGGCGGTCCGGGTCGGCAAGCTGTCGGGCGCCGTCGGCACGTTCGCCAACATCCCGCCGGAGGTCGAGCGCCTGACGTGCGAGCGACTGGGGCTCAAGGCCGCGCCGATCTCGACGCAGGTCCTGCCCCGCGACCTCCACGCCCAGTACCTCGCCGCGCTCGCGCTCATCGGAACCACGATCGAGACGATCGCCGTCGAGATCCGGCACCTCCAGCGGAGCGAAGTGCTCGAGGCCGAGGAGGCGTTCGGGAAGGGGCAGAAGGGCTCGTCGGCGATGCCGCACAAGCGGAACCCGGTCGGCTCGGAGAACCTGACGGGCATGGCCCGCCTCATGCGCGGCTACATGGTCGCGGCCTACGAGAACGTGGCGCTCTGGCACGAGCGCGACATCAGCCACTCGTCCGTCGAGCGCGTGATCCTCCCGGACGCGACCATCGCGCTCGACTACGCCCTCGCCCGGCTCTCCCGGATCGTCGAGAACCTGACGGTCTACCCGGACCGGATGGCCGAGAACCTCGACCGGACGTACGGGCTCGTCTACAGCCAGCGGCTCCTGCTGATGCTCATCGAGACGGGTCTCAGCCGCGAGGACGCCTACGACACGGTCCAGCCGCTCGCGATGCAGGCGTGGCGCGAGCGCCGGAGCTTCCGCGAGATCGTCGAGGGCGCGCCCGGCATCACCGCGTACCTCTCGGACGACCAGATCGCCGGTGCCTTCGACCCGGCCTATCACCAGGCGCAGGTGGGCACCCTCTTCGAGCGCGTCGGGCTGGCGTAA